In the genome of Deinococcus humi, the window CACGGCCAGCTTGCGGGTCACCTGATCCAGAGCACGCACCTGCGGAAGGGTCAGATCCCTGTCCGCCGGCACCTGGAGCGCTACCGTGATCCGGCGAACAGTCTGGGCCTGGGCCGCTGTGACCGCCTCGTTGGAGAACATGACGTCCATCTGCGCGGCGGCATCGTTCCATAGAACACGCCAGCGCTGGACCGTGGCATGCGTCGCCAGCACCTCCACCCGCGTGACCCGGCTGTCCTGGCGCAACAGTGCCAGCGGGTCAAGCAGACCCTCACCACCCCCAGCCTGTGCGCCTGTCTGCAAGGCCGCCATCAGTGCCCAAATGAGCCAGTTTCTTCGTGACATCACTCTTCCTCCATGGATGACGAACTGTGTGGACGAACTGTGTGGGCCAACGTTTCCTGGCGCCTCTGTGCCAGCAGCCATGATGACAGGGTCAGCAGACAGGCGCTCTTGTGGAGGTTCGGGCTGACGCCCTGACAATCTCGAACTGCTCAGCACCGTTTCTTTGAGGCGCACCGTCACCTCAATCTTTCTAAGCCTTAGCGCCACTGTTCGAGATTCAATGAAACGTTGGTCATGGGCGGCGTCAGGGTCAGACCAGCGGCCCCCTTGGCCGAGGCGGCGTCCACCCAGTCACCCTCATCTGGGGTGCCGTTGCCGTTGGTGTCTTCCCAGGCCAGGAGTTCGTAGGGGGTGGGGTCCAGATTGTCCAGGGTAAAGGGCTGCTGATGTCCCGCGCCAGACAGCGTGACGAAGCGCACGCTGCCGTCCTCTGCACCACAACCCCGGTCCACCCGGCAGGCGATCACCGCAGCGCCGTTCAGGCTGTGCCCCTGAGGAGCGCTGACCATGCCGCTCACGCGGCGGGGCTCCTGCCCGGCGGGACTGGCCGTCAGGGTCCGCGGACGATTGTAGCGGCTGTCCAGCGTCTTACCCGTGGGGTCGCCCAGCACCAGGACGTCGCCGGCGAGTTTCCAGGTGAATGCGGACGGAATCAATTTGCGCGTTTCATAGCTCTGGCTGGGGGAGCAGGTGTAACCCTTGTTGTAGGCGGTCACTGGCGTCAGCGTCAGGAGATTGCCTTTCAGGCTGACGTTTCCCTTGCTGCTGGTGAGCAGTTTGGACGTGCAACCGTAGGTCGTCACCACGATAATGCCATTACGTTCGTAACTGCCGTCAGCCTTGATGCGGATGATCTCGCTGGTGCCGCTGCTCTCCGCGTACTTGCCGGTAGTGGTGTCGTAATACTCGATGGGTGACACCGAGCCATATTCCCACTGGCCCTGAAGCGCCGCAGGCACGACGGCCGCAGAAGCCAGACCACACGAGAGAATGGGAAGAAGGGTGAAGCATAGCCTGATGTTCATGATCCGCTCCTTGGGCCAGATACCCAGCCGCTGACGGTCACCCTAAATAAAGGTCGGTGACAGCTGGATGACAGGCCATAGGTGGCAGTCATCGTGTGCAGTGTCAGATGTAAGGTGGCGGGACAGTTCTGCGTTGTGTGCTTCACCTGAGAATGAATCACTTTTGAGCCATGCCCGCACAGCCTGCCGCCACATGGTCACGCCATCATGAGCCCCTCCGAAAAAGGGGCCGTACATTTGGTGCCCTGCTTGAGGATGGCCTGCCCCAGTGCGCCACCACGGCGAGATTCCCGCTGGCTCCTGCCTGAAGTCTGCATCACAGGAAACGGTGTCCAGCGTGATTGCTGGCGCGCAGCAGGCCAGCACCGCTGTGCCCTCGACATTCCTGAACTTGTCTGGGCGTCACGCCGAGCTGGCCTGCCTGAGCTGAGGGCAGCAGGCGATTAACACCACACGACAACGCCAGCGGCTCGGCCGCCGTGCCATCGAGATGCCATCCACGCCTTCCTAGACTTCCCTCACGCTCAACCGACGAGCGAAAGGAGCCAACAACAATGCAAAAAGCGACTCTCGGACTTGCTGCACTCATACTCTCGGCCATCCTGGCGGCTTGCGGCGGCGTCACCCCAGGCCCTGGTCCAGGCCCAGGCGGCGGGAACCCCGATGGCCCGGTGGGCGACGCGCTTCCCGCCGAACTGCGCGGCGAGTGGCATTACGGCTATATCTCTCCCATCCAATATTACGATTCCACCAGCAACCAATACGCCGAGGCCAGCGGCACCAGCATGATTCTCAAGCTCGGTGCAAACGGAACCTTCGAGCGTAGCGGCATCACGGTCATCACCACCGGGAATTGCACCAGCAAAATCCTGCTGAACGAGTCTGGCACCGTGGATCTGGAAGGCAACATCCTGACCCTCATTCCAAAGACGTCCTATGCAAAGGGCTATCAGTGCTCTCCGAGCCACTCGTTCGAAAACCGCTCGCCCACCAATTCCGTGAACACCTGGAAAGTGACCGGTAGCGGCGCGCAGGCCGTTCTGGCCCTTGGCAAACCGAACGACCCCACCATCAATGATCTGTACAACCGCCCACGGGGCACGACCAATCCAGGCAACGAGGGCGGCTCGATTTCCGGGCGTCTCACGCTCGCCGAGGATTCTGGCGACGAGTTGGGGGAGATTGTCGTCATGGCATGCCCGATTGACGGTGGATGCCGCAATGAAGCAAAGTGGCGCTTCACGCAATTCACCACAGGCAGCACCACGGCCACCTTCGAGATCAAAAACGTGCCCGCCGAACCGTACAAGGTGTATGCCTGGAACGATCTGAACGACAATAAGCAGCCAGACGTGGGCGACCTGATCGGCGTCTACACCACGGACGGCAAGACGGAAGCGGTCGTGACACCGCCGGCACAGAACATCGATATCAAGGTCGAGTACACCAAACCCGAGTAGGCGTGACCCTGCTGGCGCAGTGTAGCGTTCTGGCCATTGGATCACCGAAAAACCGAACCTGGTCAGTGGCCGTCTAGATTCAGACGGCCACTTCCACGGCTGTGTCCTGTGACGCAGGGTTCCCAGCGGTTGCTGGACAAGGTCTGCGTGAAGGGTGCTCCCGTACCGTCCTGGCGGTTGTGGCACCCCCATCGAACTGACGCACCAGTAATTGGAGCCGAGCAAACCGCCACATTGCCCCCGCACAAGCGCTGAAACCTCCGCCAACAACGGTCGTGAAAGCTTTTCCAGGGGGGCCCGACACCTGGGCAACGCTGCCGGGCCACACAATCCGCAAGGCGGAGGCTGAACTCGTTAGCCTCCACCTCGTGAGGGTCCACCAAAATCAGGGGGCTGTGGCAAACAGCCGGGTCAGCACATCACTCAGGGCTTGGGAAAGCGGTCGAATTTGCTCAGGGCGTCGGCCTCATACGGGGCCAGGGGGCGGGCATAGAAGCGCAGATCGTCAAGGCCGCCGTAATACAGGCTGTCGCCGCTATTGTTGTTCGAGCCGCCGGCCCCGTCCGCGACAGTCCAGCCTCTGGTGGCCGACAGGGCGTAGGTCCCGGATTTGCTGGCCGAGTTGACCGTCACTCCATTGCGGTAGAGCGTCAGGGTCGAGGTGTTGCCCGTCACATCCACCACGGCAACGTAATGGGTCCAGCTGTTCGTCGGAGCTTCCTGAGCGTCCGTGACCCGGAGATCACCTGCACTGCCTGCCACTGCGAAGCTCACCCGTCCCGGCTGGCCACTATGACCGTGAACGGAGCCGAGGTAAGCCACCGCCGCGTCTCCCTGCTGGCCCACCAGCCAGCTGTCGCCCTGATTCTGGCCCGGGTTGGGCTTGAGCCAGAAGCTGACCGAAAACGGCGTTTTCAAGCTCAGGTTCGGGGTAGACAGGCCGCCTGAAGCGTCACCGCCACAGCCCGCGTTGCCATAATCCACGTTGAACAGCAGGGCCTGGTTGTTCGCGTTCCAGCGGTCGGTCCCAGCCTTGACGCAACCTGAACCGTTCAAGGAAGCGCTGAGATTGTTGCCACTCTCGTCACTGCCGCTACCCGCCAGGGGGTAGAACGCCCGCAGGCCGGTCTTGAAGTTGGTCACGTTGACGCCCAGGGTGCTGGCAGCACTGTTCAGCCCCTTAGTGTCGGTGGCAATGACACTCACGGTGTAGCGGCCGCTGGCAGCATAATCGTGGCTGAGGGTGAACGCGGCTGGCGTGCTGCTCACCTGGCTGGTCTGTCCGTCCCCCCAGTTCACCGTGATGTTGGCGAGATTGCTGTTCTGATCGCTGGCCGTGCCGGTGAGCGTCACCCGTTCCGGCGCGCCGGGCACGCCGACACTTGCCGTGGCGCTGCTGAGGACCGGCGCGACGTTGGCCGTCACACCCGGATCGAGCGGCTTGGGGTCACTCGCGTCACTGTCGCCGTCCCGGTCCGTATCGGCGTTCAGTGGATCGGTGCCCTGTCCCTTTTCCTGGGCATCGTTCAGACCGTCGCTGTCGGCGTCCGGCAGCGCGGGATTGGAGTAGACGCGTCGGGGATAGCCCTTGACCAGTGCAGCGGTCACCACGTCCCAGCCGACCTTGGCCTCGTCGTGGTCGCTGAGACCATCCCCGTCGCTGTCTGCTTTGCTGTCGGAGGTCCCGTACAGGTACTCGTCGTTGGAGAGCAGCCGGTCCTGATCCTGGTCCTGCACGCGAACCAGCCGGATCTCGCTGTTCTGGGTCAGCACGATGTCATCGAAGTTGGTGTTCGGCGCGATATTCAGGTTGTTCGAGCCGACGGCGGCCCACAGCGAATGATCTGCCACACCGCTCGTTACGTCGCCCTGGAAGGAACTGCCATTGTCGCGCAGGGTCTTGAGCACCTGAACCCCGCCCGACGTGCCGGTGGCGTAGGGAAGCTTGAGGACGTCTTTGAGCACCTTGGACAGTCTGACCCCCACGATGTTGCCCCCCGCGCGCTGCACGTTGGTCGCCACCCGCTCACGCACGATGTCACCGTTGCCGTAGTCGATGACGACCAGGGCGGTCTGGGCGTTGGTGGTTTCCTTGAGGAATTCGAAGTTGCGCCCGGCGTCGTCAAGCAGGCTGTAACTGCTGAACTCGAACAGCAGGTCTTGGGGGCGCTGCATCAGGCTCAGGGCCAGGTCGGCGGGCAGATCGAGCGAGGCAGCCAGCGTCCCGGTGCTGCCCCCGTTGCTCAGCACCACGCCGCCCGCGCCCAGTGCAGGCGTCATGTTGCCCACCACAAGGTAGTTGGCTGGATTGGCCGGATCGCGGCGCAGGGCGGTGACCGTGAGGTCCTTGAAATTGAAGCTGATGTCGCCGGTGTTCTTGACCTTGAAGCCCACGTTCAACTTGCCACCCGACAGCGTGGTTCCCTGCGAGGCACTCTCGGACAGCGCTTCTTCAGAGGTCTGCTGACTGCTCCTGACCGAGCCGGTGGTGTAGCTGGCGGACTTCTCGTAGCCGTATCCGGCAGACACCGTGACCGAGGCGCTCGCTTTTGCGTTGAATCCGTCGGTGCCGCCGCTGATTTCGGCGCCCACCGTGGCGCTGACATCGGCCGTCACCCGCTGGGTCTGGGCGTCGGTGGCACTGCGACTGTCCTGCTGGCCCAGTTGCAATGAGGCAGTATGGCTCTTTACCACCGTGTTGTCGGAGGTCCGCACCACATTGAGTTCGATGCTGGGAGCCGTGACCTGTGACAGTTCCAGACGCGGCGTGTTGGCGATCAGCGGGTTGTACCGTCCGCCCCGGTCGATGATCTCGGTGTAATCGCTGTACTTGTCGCCGTCGGTATCGGCCAGGGTCGGCGAGGTGCCGTAGGTATTGACCTCGGAGCCGTCGAACAGCAGCGGATTGCCCTGGGCGTCGCTGTCGGAGTCCCGGTCCGCCGGTTTACTGGCCCAGACGTTGACCTCATCGGCGTCGTTCAAACCGTCGTCGTCGGTATCCCTCTTGCCAGGATCGGTGAACAGGGCGCGTTCCTGCGCGTCTGTCAGTCCGTCGCCGTCGGTGTCCGCCTTGGAGGGATCGCTGGTGACATGATACGTCCTCTTCTCGGTGCCCGCCTCCTTGATGGTCACGTCGTAGCCCGTCTGTTCGTCGGCGTCCGAGATCCCGTCGCTGTCGCTGTCGGTCCCGGCCACGCTGGCCACGCCCTTGATCTCGGCGCTGTAAGTGCTCTCGCCCGCCGCCGTCCTGGCCTTGAGGCGGTAGGTGTAGGTCACGCCAGGCGTCAGTCCGGTATCGGTGTAACTGGTGTCCGCTGCGCCAGGCGTGGCAATCGCCGCATACTCCTGGGCGGCCTTGCGTTCCAGCACGTAACCGGTCGCGCCGCGCACGGCGTCCCACCCCAGGGTCACGCTGCTGGCGTCGGCCGCCTGGACCTTGAAATTGACGGGGGCGCTGACGGTGCCGGGCTGATCCGGTCCGCTCGGGCTACCCGTGTCCTTGGGTGGAACCACCGAGGGCGACGAACAGGCGCCCAGCAGACCCAGGCTCAGGGTGGCGGTCAGCAGGGTGGTCAGCACGTTTCTGTTCATGGTGTTCTCCGGATGGGGGTTGGCCCTGAAGGGGGAGCGCAGTGTCAGGGCCAGAGCGAGGCGTGGAGTGAACCGGCGGGGAAAGGATCAGCAGGGGTCTGCAGGGGGGTCAGATGAATCCCGTGGCTCTGCCTCTCTCGGAGAGGGGACGAACCGGGGCTCACCCAGATCGCTCGGCGGGTACCACGCTTGTAGCGGACATCTGGCCACGAACTGGTCTCTGTCTTCCTCAAACGTGTCCGTGAGAAACGCCTCAGGCAGAGGGGGCGAGTCGGTGTTGGGGAGCTGGGCAGGCGGTGTCGGTTCTGTCCTCGTCATCTGTTTCCTCCTGGCTTGAAGTGCCCTCAGCTTGACCAGAGGGCGTTAGCTGCCGTTACATCCACAAGACGGGCCGTGTCGAGCGGCCTTCCCGGCCCTGGCATGGCGGCAAGGTGTCCCGCTCCCCGCCTTGCCCAGCCCCTCAGCCACGCACCTCCAGAGCGGTTTGGAGGCGTCTGAGCGGTCCTTCAACGCTAATGAGGCTGCTATGCTGAAGGAGTTCATGTCGTCGTTCACGCCCGCCGCGCCTGATGGAGCCGCGCCACAGACCCTGCTCCTGCTGGGCTCTGCGGCCCTGGAGTCGGGCGGCGATCTACAGCCTCTGCCGCCGGAAGTTCCACTGTGGCTGGCCGCCTTCGTGGCCAGCCAGCAGGAACCCGTGTCCCGCCCGGAGGTGCTGGAACTGCTGTATCCCGAGGTGCCGCCCGGCGCCGCCCGCAACCGGCTGCGGCAATTGCTGCACCGCGCGCGGCAGCTCGGCTGGGCCGAGGGGCTGGGCGCCAGCGGCGACGCGGTCCAGTGGACGGGGCGAGTGGACGTGCGTCTCTTCCGGCAGGCGTGTCAGGCCGGACGCTGGTCCCAGGCCCTCGCGCTGTACCGTGGGCCATTGCTGGACGGACAGCGGCCCACTGGCTTTCCTACTTTTGGGGCGTGGCTGGACGGCGAACGGGAGGACCTGCATGCCGCGTGGCTGGATGCCGCGCTCAGCCACGCGGGCGAATTGGAAGGCAGCGGGCAGCTGGGTGGGGCGCTCCTCATTCTCGAGCAGATCCTCGACGACAGTCCCTACGCTGAAGAGGCCGTGCAAGCTGCGCTGCGCTGCGCCGCCGGGCTGGGAGATGGTGAGCGGGGAACGCGGCTCTACGAACGCTTCCGCACGCATCTGCGCCGCGAGTTGGGGCTGGAACCCGAGGGCATCACCACCCAGCTTCACGAGGCGGCCCGGCATCTTCGGCCCCTCCCGTCTGTCCACCGCTCCCTACCCCGGACCATGACCCCGCTCTTTGGCCGCGAGGACGAGACGCGCTGGCTCCACGAGCAGCTCGCCGATCAGAACGGGCGTCTGCTGGCCCTGATCGGGCCGGGCGGGTCGGGCAAGACGCGACTCTCACTGGACGTGCTGGCCTGGGCCGGGCAGGCCATGGGGGTCACGCCTTCGTTTGTGCCGCTGGAAAGTGTGGACACGGCCGGAGGCGTGATTGTGGCCATCTGTGCGGCCCTGGGCCTGGCCCCTGGCGGAGCGCAACCCCCGCAGCAACAGCTGCTCCTGGCCCTCACGGCCGGGCGTCACCTGCTGGTGCTGGACAACCTCGAACATCTGCTGGCGTCGTCTGAGCGCGCCCCCCTGCTGGCATGGGTGCACGAGGTGCTGGACCAGGCCCCGCAAGCGCAGTTGCTCGTCACCTCGCGCATCCGACTGGGCCTGCAAGATGAGCGCGTTCTGTCTCTGGAGGGGCTGGATTACCCGGCGACACCGGATCTGAAACTGGCTGCCCGGTCCAGTGCCGTGCGACTCCTGGTCGAGCGAGCCAGCCGGGTCCGTGCGGACTTTGCGCTCAAGGCGGACAATGCCCAGGCCCTGATCCAGATCTGCGAGCTGACCGGCGGCCTGCCGCTGGCCCTGGAGCTCAGCGCGGCCACGATGTCCACCTTTGAGCCGCTGGACATCGTGGCCGGGCTGAGCGCTGGCCTGGACCTGATCGAGACCGACGCCCCAGACCGGCCCGGGCGCCACCGCAGCCTACGGGCGGCCTTCGATCATTCCTGGCAGCTGCTGAGCGACGCCGAGCGGTGTGTCCTGGCCCGGCTCTCGGTGTTCCGGGGCGGCTTCGATCGCCCGGCGGCCCTGGCCGTGACGGGGGCGGGACTGCGCACCCTGCTGACGCTGGCAGACCATTCCCTGATCCGGCGAGACTGGGCGGGGCGCTACCACCTGCATGCCGTGATCCGGGCTTATGCCGGGGAGGCGCTGTGCAATGACCGTGTGGAGGAAGCCGAAACGCGCTCACTGCATGCCGCGCAGTACAGGGCGCTGGCGACTGAAGCTGCCCCCCAGCTGCACGGCCCGGAACAGGCCGCGTGGCTCAGTCGTCTCGACACCGAACACGACAATCTGCGCGCCGCGCTAGTCTGGACGGCTGAGCGGGGGGACACCGACGACGCGCTGCGCCTGAGTGCGGCCCTGCACTGGTTCTGGTATGTCCGCGGCTACCACAACGAGGGGCTACGCTGGCTTACGGCGGCACTGGAGCGGAGGGGAGGAAGCGTGGAGCCACGCCTCTTGGCCCTGCATGGCGCGGGCGCACTGGGCCGCGAGTTGGGGCTCTACGCCCAGAGCCTGAGCTGGCTGACACAAGCCCTGACGCTGGCGCAAGATGCCGGGTTCGGGCCGCTCCAGGCGCAGGCCCTTCACGGTCTGGGGCTGACCCACCGGGAACTTGGCGAAACGGAGCGGGCACAGGTCCTCTTGGAAGAGGCACAAGCCCTCCAGCGTGACAGCGGAGCGCTGTGGGGCCTGTCCACCACCCTCAATGATCTGGGCATCGTCTGGGCCAGGAACGGCGACATGGCCCGCGCGCGACAGCTGTTCACCGAGAGCCTGGCGCTCAAGGAGCAGCTGGGGGACCGGCAGGGCATCGCCTACGCCCTGTCCAATCTCGGCAATACGATGGATGATCTTGCCGACTACCAGCGGCTGACCGAGCAGAGCCTGGTCATCAAACGCGAACTGGGAGACCGCCAGGGCATTGCCAATTCGCTGTTCAATCTTGCGGACCTCCACATCGGCCGCGGTGAACTTTCAACCGGGCGGACGCTGCTGACCGAAGCGCTGGAATTGTACTGGCAACTCGGACGCAGGCGAACCATTGCCGCTGCGTTGATCGAGTTTGGGAAATTGGCCCTGGCCGAAGGGCAGCCCGCAAAATGCGTGCAACTCAACGCGGCTGCGGAAGTCTTGCTCGAAACCCTCCACATTTCCGTGCACAGTCTGGGGCTCGATGGATGGGCGCACGAGGCCAGGGCCAGTTTGCGAGAGACGGAGGCCGAAGACAGCAGGCGCCTTGGCCGGGCCATGTCCCTGGAGGCTGCCGTTGAGCTGGCACGACGCCCCTGAGCGCTGAGGAGTGTCGCTCGAGTCTCTTCAACTCCCTTCAGGACCGTGAGCCGAAAACGGTGAGGCCGTCCCAGGTGTGGGCGTCAGTGCTCTAGGGGAAACCGTGTCGCCACCGTCTCCCCTGCGGACCACCATGACCGTGTGAACTGACCAGGTCTTTCAACCGTGTTCGCCAGCGGTGGATGCTGGGTCGGGCTCAGGCCTTCGCCCAGTCGATGAAGGCACTCAAATCCTGGTGCTGCTGTTCCAGGCTCGGGAGATGGACGTACATCATGTGGCCCGCTTCGTAGAATGCCTCCCGGATGTTGCTCTGGAGACCGGGATCAAGCTGGAGGTGGTCAAAAGTGTGCCGCATCGCCCAGTACGGCGTGGCGAAGTCATAGTAGCCGGCAGCCACCATCACTTTCAGGTGGGGATTCTGATGCATGGCGCTCCGCATGGTGTCCGACACCCGCACATGACGGTTCTCGAACTCCTTGTTGCTCCAGGGATGCGTGCGCCCTGACAGGACCTCGTACGCCAGATCAGATTCAAAGCCCAGTTCCTGACGGACGTAATGGTTCAGGGCTGCCGTGTAGGGGCCCACGATGGCCGCGTAACTGGGATCGTAATCCGTGCTGCTACCGCCCCTCTCCCGATCAATACCGGTGAAACGGCTGTCGAGACGGCCAACGGTCCGCCCGCGGTCCCGCAACAACTCCTTGCAGAAGCGTGCCAGCGGAACGCGCAGGTCATGACTCAGGACGAATTCCTCGCTCAGGCCAGTCAGCCGGGCGTACTGCTGGGCGATCCGGCGACGGGCGTCAGGTGCCAGACGGGCACCCAGATGCAGGGCGGAAGCATACTCGTTGTCCGCGAACGCCTCCGCCTCTCGCAGCGCCGTCTCCAGGGGTCTGCGCTCCTCGAGTTTGTCGTGGTACCAGGCTGTGGCCGTCTGGGTGGGCAGATGGGTCACGTAAGCCAGGTCGTGACCTGGGGTGGTGTCCACTGTGGCGTAGTCCAGAATGGCGCTGATCAGCATCAAACCACTCAGGAACATGCCGTGACGCTCCTGCAGGTAACCGCTTAGACCGGCAGAACGCAGCGTGCCGTAACTCTCGCCGATCAGGAATTTAGGGCTGAGCCAGCGTCCCGCGCGCGTCGTCCACAGGCGGATGAAGTCACCCACCGACTCAATGTCTTTCTGGAAGCCATGAAAGTCACCCGGGTTCTCCCCTTCAATCACGCGGGAGTACCCGGTACTGACCGGATCGATGAAGACAAGGTCGGTGTCGGTCAGCAGGGTGAATTCGTTGTCGGTGAGCCCATAGGGCGGCCCGGTCAGTTGACCCGCGTCACCCATCACCACCCGGCGCGGCCCCAGCAGGCCGAGATGCAGCCACAGAGACGGGCTTCCCGGCCCCCCGTTATAGGCAAAAGTAACCGGGCGGGTGGCTGCTTCCTCATGGTCCAGAGCGTAGGCCACGAAGAAGATGCGGGCCCGGTTCCTGTTCCCTTCAAATTCACCCTCCTTGGCGTGCTTTTCTTCAAGGAGCACCATCGTGCCAGCCGTGGCCGTGTAGTTCAGGGTTCTGCCGTTGACGCTCAGGGTGTGTCTGGTGACACTCACCTCGTCACAAATTTCTGGAGAAGTCCGTTTGGTCTCTCGTTTCTCTTCGTCTGCCTCAGGGCGATCAGGGGTTTCGTTCATTTGTCCTTTCCTTTGGGAAGCGTCTGGCAGGCCGAGGTTTCGCTGGTGTTCGTCCCCGCCGTCAGGCCAGGGCCAGAGATCAGATTGAGGATGATTGAGAACCCGGAAAGTCTATGTCAGTCCTAAGGCTGCCAGCAGCGGAAATTCCGGCGGAGTTTTAAAATGGGAAGTCGAGTTTTGAAGCACTGTTCGCGCAGAATTTCGTGATCGTCCTTTGGGACGTGCAAGTGCATTGGTTCTTGAACATCCCGACACTCAATGGAAAGCGGTGGCGCAGTTGTCCGAATGTACTCGAGATTGGTGACCCGACAGCGATGGTGGGAGGGCTTCAGATCGATCAGGGTGAGCCAGCCCTCCCTGACGCGCGCAAAGCAATATAAACCTGAGCGCAATTGGTGGAACTCCACCAGGAGACGGGGATGCCGTCATCTCCCCAAGAGGCACCTGCTGTCCGGCCTTGCGTGACAGCACACCAGTCCCTCGACGAGCCAGCACCAATGGAAACCCTGAAGCAGTGAGGTATCGAGCCGTCATTTCTCCTTTACATGCAGCACACCAAGAGCTGACAGTGATGGGGCATCATCTGACGCGATCTGGCAGGTGCGGGGTTCAGGACCCCTCCCAGCATGAACAGTATGTTCAGCAGATCAGGGGAGAGCTGCCCACCCCTCTATCAATGGGCGCGCGAGTGGGTTCCTGTCGGCCACTGGAGGGTTCGAGTCCCACCACCCACCACCACAGTTTCAAGAGGTCAGGACGCATTCTTTGTTCCTGGCCTCTTTCCTATGTGTTCCAGCCATCAACGTCGCCTGAAGCTGAGTTGCCTGCGCTCCTGCTGCCGGGCACGTTAATGACATTGCACCACCCGCCTGTAGCAGAGAACCATGTCATCTTTTAAACGTCATCGTGGATGTCAAGCACGGGGCGTATCGGGAGCGTCTCCCAAGAGGTGCCGAGCGAATCGGTGCAAATATCCGGCAGCACCTCATCTTTTTATAAAGGCGCACGAGGCAGGAATATGGCCGCCTGCGGCCCATGGCTTGCCTGGAGGGCCAGCCATATGGCGCTTAACGGCTCAATATTTCCAGGTCTGCCTCTGGATGCGGAGAGGATAGTCCTTCGCAGTTCAGCCACACTTGGGCCTACCCCAGCCTCTTTAAACTCGTCGTCGCCTTTGCATTTGCATCAAGCCAGAAGAGCAAGGCCCTACTTGACACACCCGGCCACATCATGCAACTGTTGATGTGTCATGAATTTAGACAGCCGATTATCAAGTGTGCTTCACCTGCTCCTCCACCTGATGGACGCCAAGGACGCCATACCCTCCGAGAAGCTGGCCATCGCCATGAATTCCAATCCTGTCGTCGTACGCCGGACGATGGCCGGACTGCGCGACGCTGAACTGGTGACTTCCGAGAAAGGTCACGGGGGTGGATGGCGGCTGAGTTGTGATCCCACGCAGACCACGGTCCTGGACGTGTACCGGGCGCTCGGCTCTCCCCGGCTGTTTGCGGTGGGCAACCGTTGCGAGACGCCCACCTGCCTGATCGAGCAGGCTGTCAATCTGGCCCTGAACGACGCCTTTCAGGAGGCCGAAGCTCTGATTACCGCGCAGCTTGACACCCTCACCCTTGCCGCCCTCTCCACCGACTTCAGTCACCGCCTCAAGGTTCATGCCAGCACCCATAAGGGAAATCCTCATGTCATTTGAAACTCACTTTGACGCCATAGTCATCGGCGGAAGCTATGCGGGGTTGTCCGGTGCGATGCAGATCGCCCGCAGTGGCCGCCCAGTCTGCATCATTGACAGCAACCGGCCGCGGAATCGCTTCGCCGCTCACTCGCATGGCTTCTTCGGGCAGGACGGTCAACCCCCGCGCCAGATGATCGCGCAGGCTCGCGCGGACCTCACCCGGTACCCAAATGTCACTTTCCGGGACACGCGGGCCATCACGGCCAGCCGGGAGGACGGCGGCTTTAGCGTGACCACGGAAACGGGCGGGCCGCTACACGCCAGGAAGCTGCTGCTGGCCTATGGCGTGGTGGATCTTCTTCCGGACATTTCCGGCCTGGCGGAGCGTTGGGGCGTCACCGCCCTCCACTGCCCGTACTGTCACGGCTACGAGGTCAAAAATGAACGGTTGGGTGTACTGGGGGTCAGTCCGCTGTCCACCCATCAGGCATTGCTGATCTCGGACTGGGGTCCAGTCACCTTCTTCCTGAACGGACAACCTCAGCCGGACGAGGTCACTCTGGCAAAGCTGGCCGAGCGCGGCGTAAAGGTGGAAACAGCTCTGGTTACGGCTTTAGAAGGCAGCGCCCCGGCGCTG includes:
- a CDS encoding LamG-like jellyroll fold domain-containing protein; this translates as MNRNVLTTLLTATLSLGLLGACSSPSVVPPKDTGSPSGPDQPGTVSAPVNFKVQAADASSVTLGWDAVRGATGYVLERKAAQEYAAIATPGAADTSYTDTGLTPGVTYTYRLKARTAAGESTYSAEIKGVASVAGTDSDSDGISDADEQTGYDVTIKEAGTEKRTYHVTSDPSKADTDGDGLTDAQERALFTDPGKRDTDDDGLNDADEVNVWASKPADRDSDSDAQGNPLLFDGSEVNTYGTSPTLADTDGDKYSDYTEIIDRGGRYNPLIANTPRLELSQVTAPSIELNVVRTSDNTVVKSHTASLQLGQQDSRSATDAQTQRVTADVSATVGAEISGGTDGFNAKASASVTVSAGYGYEKSASYTTGSVRSSQQTSEEALSESASQGTTLSGGKLNVGFKVKNTGDISFNFKDLTVTALRRDPANPANYLVVGNMTPALGAGGVVLSNGGSTGTLAASLDLPADLALSLMQRPQDLLFEFSSYSLLDDAGRNFEFLKETTNAQTALVVIDYGNGDIVRERVATNVQRAGGNIVGVRLSKVLKDVLKLPYATGTSGGVQVLKTLRDNGSSFQGDVTSGVADHSLWAAVGSNNLNIAPNTNFDDIVLTQNSEIRLVRVQDQDQDRLLSNDEYLYGTSDSKADSDGDGLSDHDEAKVGWDVVTAALVKGYPRRVYSNPALPDADSDGLNDAQEKGQGTDPLNADTDRDGDSDASDPKPLDPGVTANVAPVLSSATASVGVPGAPERVTLTGTASDQNSNLANITVNWGDGQTSQVSSTPAAFTLSHDYAASGRYTVSVIATDTKGLNSAASTLGVNVTNFKTGLRAFYPLAGSGSDESGNNLSASLNGSGCVKAGTDRWNANNQALLFNVDYGNAGCGGDASGGLSTPNLSLKTPFSVSFWLKPNPGQNQGDSWLVGQQGDAAVAYLGSVHGHSGQPGRVSFAVAGSAGDLRVTDAQEAPTNSWTHYVAVVDVTGNTSTLTLYRNGVTVNSASKSGTYALSATRGWTVADGAGGSNNNSGDSLYYGGLDDLRFYARPLAPYEADALSKFDRFPKP
- a CDS encoding ATP-binding protein, producing the protein MLKEFMSSFTPAAPDGAAPQTLLLLGSAALESGGDLQPLPPEVPLWLAAFVASQQEPVSRPEVLELLYPEVPPGAARNRLRQLLHRARQLGWAEGLGASGDAVQWTGRVDVRLFRQACQAGRWSQALALYRGPLLDGQRPTGFPTFGAWLDGEREDLHAAWLDAALSHAGELEGSGQLGGALLILEQILDDSPYAEEAVQAALRCAAGLGDGERGTRLYERFRTHLRRELGLEPEGITTQLHEAARHLRPLPSVHRSLPRTMTPLFGREDETRWLHEQLADQNGRLLALIGPGGSGKTRLSLDVLAWAGQAMGVTPSFVPLESVDTAGGVIVAICAALGLAPGGAQPPQQQLLLALTAGRHLLVLDNLEHLLASSERAPLLAWVHEVLDQAPQAQLLVTSRIRLGLQDERVLSLEGLDYPATPDLKLAARSSAVRLLVERASRVRADFALKADNAQALIQICELTGGLPLALELSAATMSTFEPLDIVAGLSAGLDLIETDAPDRPGRHRSLRAAFDHSWQLLSDAERCVLARLSVFRGGFDRPAALAVTGAGLRTLLTLADHSLIRRDWAGRYHLHAVIRAYAGEALCNDRVEEAETRSLHAAQYRALATEAAPQLHGPEQAAWLSRLDTEHDNLRAALVWTAERGDTDDALRLSAALHWFWYVRGYHNEGLRWLTAALERRGGSVEPRLLALHGAGALGRELGLYAQSLSWLTQALTLAQDAGFGPLQAQALHGLGLTHRELGETERAQVLLEEAQALQRDSGALWGLSTTLNDLGIVWARNGDMARARQLFTESLALKEQLGDRQGIAYALSNLGNTMDDLADYQRLTEQSLVIKRELGDRQGIANSLFNLADLHIGRGELSTGRTLLTEALELYWQLGRRRTIAAALIEFGKLALAEGQPAKCVQLNAAAEVLLETLHISVHSLGLDGWAHEARASLRETEAEDSRRLGRAMSLEAAVELARRP